The sequence below is a genomic window from Coffea arabica cultivar ET-39 chromosome 8e, Coffea Arabica ET-39 HiFi, whole genome shotgun sequence.
GAGCAACTGATGGCTACAGTGAAAGCAATTTGCTTGGCATTGGGAGTTTTGGATCTGTTTACAAGGGGATTCTCAATGACGGAAGGTCTATTGCTGTAAAGGTTTTCAATTTGGAATTGGAAGGAGTACTCAAGAGCTTTGATGTAGAGTGCGAAGTCCTGAAGAACCTTCGCCATCGAAATCTTGTGAAGGTCATCAGCGGTTGTTGGAACCAGGATTTTAGGGCCTTGGTGCTTGAATACATGTGCAATGGAAGCCTTGAGAAGTGGCTGTATTCTGACAACTATTTCTTAGATACTCAACAGAGATTGAATATAATGATAGATGTGGCAAGTGCAGTGCAATATCTGCACGAAGAATATTCGACGCCTGTGATTCACTGTGATTTGAAGCCCAGCAATGTCTTACTTGATGAAGATACGGTTGCCCACGTCAGCGACTTTGGTATTGCAAAAATGCTGGAAAAGGAGGAAAGCTTTGCATGGACCAAGACCTTAGCTACAATTGGCTACATTGCTCCAGGTAATGATTCTTCAATCTTAATCCTAAAGTTTGTGCATAGcatttagtttcttttttccttcttttatgTGACACTTGTTCAATTTGAACGTTGTTTGTAGAGTATGGATCTGAGGGGTTGATATCAGCAAAATGCGATGTTTATAGCTATGGAATCATGCTGATGGAAGTTTTTTCAAGAAGAAAGCCTAATGATGAAATGTTTGCTGGAAATTTGAACTTGAAGAGTTGGATAAATGATTCTCTGCCTAATTCGATTCTTCGAGTCATTGATGCTAAGTTGTTGAAGCGTGAGGATAAAAATTTCACTGAAAAGTTGGAGGGTTTTTCATCCATCATGGAATTGGCCTTGAAATGTGTTCGTGAATCTCCAACTAACAGACTCAGTATGAAAGTTGTTCTTGAAACACTGAAGAAGATCaaactcaaattcttgcaaGTAATGTAGGCTGATGAATAGTTCGGATCGAATATGTATAATCATCCAAAAAATTAGGGAAAAGAGGCAATTTGTTGATGCCAAATAAATCAAAGCACATGAGCTATGAAAGACGCTGTGTTACTGCAAATCAAATTGTATGATTaaaatttggaatttctgaatgtAGAGAGAAGCAGGGAATGGAGCAGTGTTCAAAAATAACCTCCTCTTCGAGACTTGAAATTTGTGAATGAAGCAAATGTCTCTGGCTCTATGAATTGTGTTCATTCTCTATCCCCTAATCGTGTTTTCCACCTcatgaattttgaaattaataTTATAAAAGACAAAAGGAAGTATACTACCAAATTTTCGTTCTTTACAGTACCTCAGATTGCCTATAAATTTGTCCAATATAAATTTTTGATTGGTGGGCTTGAGTTTTCCTTCATCGAGTGAATGGCTGCTTCCAATTACCTTTATGTAGTTGACCACTACAAAGAGACTTAAGCTCTCTTTGGGTGCAGGTCACTTGCATTCATCTCTAGAATTTATTAGAAATTTCATTATCGGGTGCAAAGATACCCGTTTAATTCGGTGATGGTTAGTCATCTTCGACTTTTCCCGTTGGCTCATTTGTTCCAACCCCCTCCCTTAGGATATTTAGAATAGAATAAAAGTAAGTATAAAATAGAAATTGACACCCATTTAATATGGTGGTGATTTAAAAAAGTGAGTGGTTGCTTCAATTTTATTTGGTCCACTTAGTCAATGACACTATTCCAATTTCCAACAACCAATTGGTACTTTAGGGATCTCTGTTGACTTTAGTCATCTTCCCATAATCCGAAGGAGACTTGTGAATTGAccccaaaagaaaatgaaaaaactagAGCAAACCATTACAATCGTCCCCATATTCAACGTTGATGGCGTAAGTGGGGAGAGAACCAGGGATTCAACATTCGTTACCAATGCAAGGATAGATAGAAATCCTTTTTATACTCCAAACTGGCGTCTGTGTGCTAACCAATCTACAGCTTTTGAATAAAATGGCCAATCTTGGCATCAATTGACTTCGCATTGACTTGATGATGACAATCTATTTTTCGGGAGATTAGTAAGAGAGAATTTAAGAAGAAACCACATACTAATGACCGAAATTTACATAGTAAGGGGCTAAGTGCCCTGCAATCAAGTGTTCATTTGCTCAAAATCAGCCTGCAATCCTTCCACAAACTGTCATCATTCCTAAGCTTGGAAGCAAAAGTTGGGAAGGTTGAAGAAGCCTCAATTTAGTAGTTTTAGTAGTTAAGGCAGAGGTCTTAGGAGTTAAGACCCAAATTATTAGCCGTTCCAAATTCGTCAAAGTCGGTATGGAGAGCCTTTTCTACTGCTACCCTCTTGCACTTGTTCTGATGCAATGCTGTTTCATTACTGTCACTTCCACAGCCATGATAAGAACAGACGTTACAACCGATCGATCTGCTCTTTCGGCCCTCAAAGCCCACATCACTTCAGATCCTCTCCAATTCTTGTCAAAGAACTGGTCTTCAAATGCTGCTGCAGCCTCTTCTGTTCGTGACTGGATAGGAGTCGAGTGCGGCTCTCGGCACCAGAGAGTGACGGCTTTGAATATTTCAAGCATGGGACTTGCAGGCACCGTTCCTCCAGAAGtggggaacctctcttttcttgtttctcttgACATGGGAAGCAACTACTTCCATGGCAATCTGCCCCATGAGTTGTCAGGCTTACGCCGCCTCAAGTTCATCAGTTTAAGCTCCAACAACTTCACTGGGGCCATTCCAATGTGGTTTGGTCACTTTCCAGAACTTCAAGTCTTGGCTTTGTACAACAACGATTTTACTGGCCTAATTCCTTCTTCAATCTCTAACCTGTCAAAACTCAAACATCTGGATTTTAGGGGAAATTCCCTGAGACGGAAGATTCCTGAACAGATTGGGAACCTCCAGAGCTTGAACTTTCTGAATCTTGAAATCAATCAGCTCACTGGTTCCAGACCCTTGTCCATCTTCAACATCTCAACCATGGAAAAAGTTGGATTCACTTGTAACAACTTATCTGGAACTCTTCCTGTTGATCTTTGCCATCATCTTCCAAATCTCAGAAGGATTGCTCTATCTTTCAACCTGATACATGGTCAAATCCCATCAAGTTTATCTCAATGTTCACAACTTGAGATACTGTCACTCTCGGGCAACAATTTCAGTGGATCCATACCAAAAGAAATTGGAAACTTAGAGATGCTTGAGGGCTTATACCTCGGAACCAACAATTTACAAGGTACATATTGGTGCTGAACTTGAGCTCTTCTATTAAGTGTATACATACTTCCAATTTATCATTTTTCACAAATTGTCAGTAGAATATTTCTTTTACAGTTCGGCAGTCAGTGTcttttttttatcacttatttgTGGGCACGCTTTCATATTACAAATAAATCTTTGAAATTGGCAGGGGTCATTCCACGAGAGATCGGCAATCTTAGGAACCTCAAGGAATTTGGCATGGAAAGAAACCAAATCACAGGCTCTATACCCAgagaaattgggaatttgaccgaGCTTACATCGATTGAATTTGCGCACAACTTCTTAACAGGTACCAGCTTACGTTTAATCAGTGATATTTCCAAAATCATGTTCCATAacatcttaaatctctcatttcCTGGTTCTTTAAGAATTTACACTTGGCTCTTCCATGTGCATTATTTGATAGGTGTAATACCAGAAGAGATGTCCAACCTTCACAAACTGGAGGCACTTTATTTAATATTCAATGAGTTAAATGGCTCAATACCGGTTGGGATCTTCAACCTCTCAACGATGAGCGTGGTTTCATTGGGATTCAATCACCTTACAGGCAATCTTCCTTCGAATATTGGTAACCAATGGCCAAATTTAGAAAAGTTTCATCTTAGCGGAAATAACATTGGTGGACTTATGCCAGCTTCTATTGTAAATTGCTCTAAATTAAAAGCACATTAGTCAATTCACTTCAGAACTGGAATACCCTTTGACTCAAAAGACTTATTGCCAAAGAGAATCTGGGAACCAAGAGCAGGCATGCTATTCCTCTTTAAAGGGTATGAGTGGGAGATCTTGATTGAAGTTTAAACATTTCTCCATATAATCCTCAGAG
It includes:
- the LOC113703259 gene encoding uncharacterized protein codes for the protein MESLFYCYPLALVLMQCCFITVTSTAMIRTDVTTDRSALSALKAHITSDPLQFLSKNWSSNAAAASSVRDWIGVECGSRHQRVTALNISSMGLAGTVPPEVGNLSFLVSLDMGSNYFHGNLPHELSGLRRLKFISLSSNNFTGAIPMWFGHFPELQVLALYNNDFTGLIPSSISNLSKLKHLDFRGNSLRRKIPEQIGNLQSLNFLNLEINQLTGSRPLSIFNISTMEKVGFTCNNLSGTLPVDLCHHLPNLRRIALSFNLIHGQIPSSLSQCSQLEILSLSGNNFSGSIPKEIGNLEMLEGLYLGTNNLQGVIPREIGNLRNLKEFGMERNQITGSIPREIGNLTELTSIEFAHNFLTGVIPEEMSNLHKLEALYLIFNELNGSIPVGIFNLSTMSVVSLGFNHLTGNLPSNIGNQWPNLEKFHLSGNNIGGLMPASIVNCSKLKAH